In one Rhodothermus sp. genomic region, the following are encoded:
- a CDS encoding WYL domain-containing protein, protein MARHLTGGHALRGPQILRLQRLLEWLRSGRPLTTTRAARHFEVSRRTIASDIEYLRRLGVPVAYDRRRQTYYLEEPFTDNLPLIALDRAELAAFLVARLALEAFGDTPDAALLEAAVERLAAHLPEPIHVDPDTLTRTLRFEMGPRPRTPLRYLEALRRAAAEQRVVHLRYYANYADAITERDVEPYAVVAYQSRWYLVAYCRLRQAMRDFRIDRIRHLELRAETFVRRSDFDLEAYLGPAFGMHRDERTYAVHLRFSPYQARWIREEQWHPSQLLVERPDGSLDVHLQVTGLTDVARWVLSYGAECEVIAPPVLRHRIASEARRMVERYSASVYDTSPPSSVRHAKPD, encoded by the coding sequence ATGGCCAGACATCTGACCGGGGGGCATGCGTTGCGTGGGCCGCAGATTCTGCGGCTGCAGCGGCTGCTGGAGTGGCTGCGCAGTGGACGTCCCCTGACGACAACGCGAGCCGCCCGGCACTTCGAAGTGTCGCGTCGCACGATTGCCAGCGATATTGAGTACCTGCGGCGGTTAGGGGTGCCTGTGGCCTATGATCGTCGGCGCCAGACCTATTATCTGGAGGAACCCTTTACGGACAATCTGCCACTGATTGCGCTGGACCGAGCCGAGCTGGCGGCTTTTCTGGTGGCCCGGCTGGCGCTGGAAGCGTTTGGCGATACGCCGGATGCCGCGCTGCTTGAAGCGGCCGTCGAACGGCTGGCGGCGCATCTGCCCGAGCCTATTCATGTAGATCCCGACACGCTCACGCGTACGCTGCGCTTCGAGATGGGACCGCGCCCCCGCACCCCCTTGCGCTATCTGGAAGCGCTGCGTCGCGCGGCAGCTGAGCAACGGGTGGTGCACCTGCGCTACTATGCCAACTATGCGGACGCCATCACCGAGCGAGATGTAGAGCCGTATGCAGTAGTGGCCTACCAGAGTCGCTGGTACCTGGTGGCCTATTGTCGGCTACGCCAGGCCATGCGGGACTTCCGCATTGATCGTATCCGGCATCTGGAGCTGCGTGCGGAGACCTTTGTTCGGCGATCGGATTTCGATCTGGAGGCCTATCTGGGACCTGCCTTTGGTATGCACCGGGACGAACGTACCTACGCCGTGCACCTGCGTTTTTCGCCCTATCAGGCCCGATGGATCCGAGAGGAGCAGTGGCATCCGAGTCAGCTGCTGGTCGAGCGTCCGGACGGGTCACTGGACGTGCACTTGCAGGTAACCGGTTTGACCGACGTAGCCCGCTGGGTGCTCAGCTACGGGGCTGAATGCGAGGTCATTGCCCCGCCCGTGCTGCGCCA